A genomic stretch from Terriglobus sp. RCC_193 includes:
- a CDS encoding sigma 54-interacting transcriptional regulator, which translates to MLRTRTVALISPSTTFLHAAVTALTFEGHEVVAFDGLKEAIPAMHNKSFDAVVIDVSARPPRDHQSLAELVKLVGKDRVWIALPLGVSPWTSDAEHLGILHTLGVPLRSAELDEVMTYLQDIPVSLSSYDVTDPVQTRAVHIEDLPNNRYFLAASPVMMRIYENIRLLAQVDAPVLILGESGVGKDVIANLLHKHSRRAAYPFCSVNCAALPPDLLESELFGYEAGAFTGAVKAKPGRFEQADKGTLLLDEIGEMSAPMQAKLLHVLQDGRYSRLGARSVSTADVRVIAATNVNIDTAIEEKLFREDLYYRISTFTIRVPPLRERREEIPYLIEEMVKRQAMAFHQDPVYISPRMMSLLQEYEWPGNLRELGNAVIRMQVLKGQESSISDIEAKVLGKVAKVQSCGRDAPEPEASVNEMRSIVRNFKDQTESRLIQQALEEARWNRRQAALALRISYRTLLYKIEHYRLKETRVPLRFQAVQSSGTSLPA; encoded by the coding sequence ATGCTCCGGACTCGAACGGTTGCTCTTATCAGCCCCTCTACTACCTTTCTGCACGCTGCTGTAACTGCTTTGACCTTTGAAGGCCATGAGGTCGTCGCCTTCGACGGACTTAAAGAGGCGATCCCCGCAATGCACAATAAGTCATTTGATGCCGTTGTCATCGATGTATCTGCCCGGCCACCGCGAGATCATCAATCTTTAGCTGAGCTTGTAAAGCTTGTTGGCAAGGATAGGGTCTGGATTGCTCTCCCCCTAGGCGTAAGCCCATGGACATCAGACGCAGAACATCTTGGCATCCTACATACACTTGGCGTTCCACTTCGCTCTGCCGAACTCGACGAGGTGATGACTTATCTTCAAGACATTCCAGTTTCATTAAGTTCCTACGATGTGACCGATCCTGTGCAGACACGGGCTGTACATATTGAGGACCTTCCGAACAACCGCTATTTCCTGGCCGCGAGCCCGGTAATGATGCGGATTTATGAGAACATCCGCCTGCTGGCTCAGGTCGATGCGCCAGTTCTCATCCTGGGTGAGAGTGGCGTGGGCAAAGACGTTATCGCCAATCTTCTTCACAAACATTCGCGCCGCGCAGCATACCCATTCTGCTCCGTAAACTGCGCCGCTCTGCCTCCAGATCTGCTTGAGAGCGAACTCTTTGGCTACGAGGCAGGCGCCTTCACCGGGGCTGTAAAGGCAAAGCCAGGCCGCTTCGAGCAGGCAGACAAAGGAACTCTTCTGCTGGACGAAATCGGTGAAATGAGTGCGCCAATGCAAGCGAAACTGTTACATGTTCTGCAGGACGGCCGCTATTCGCGCTTGGGTGCCAGGAGTGTATCTACCGCTGATGTCCGCGTTATTGCCGCAACCAATGTGAATATCGACACTGCCATTGAAGAAAAATTGTTTCGTGAAGATCTGTATTACCGCATCAGCACCTTTACTATCCGTGTGCCTCCGCTGCGGGAACGCAGGGAAGAAATACCATACTTGATCGAAGAGATGGTGAAACGGCAGGCAATGGCGTTTCACCAGGACCCGGTTTATATTTCACCGCGAATGATGTCTCTATTGCAGGAGTATGAATGGCCCGGTAACTTGCGTGAGCTGGGCAATGCGGTCATTCGCATGCAGGTACTAAAGGGACAGGAGTCCTCCATCTCCGACATTGAGGCCAAGGTCCTGGGTAAGGTTGCCAAGGTGCAGTCATGCGGCAGGGATGCACCTGAACCGGAAGCAAGTGTGAATGAGATGCGCTCGATCGTTAGGAATTTCAAAGATCAGACGGAAAGCCGATTGATCCAACAGGCGTTGGAAGAAGCACGATGGAATCGTCGGCAGGCAGCCTTAGCTCTACGTATCAGCTATCGCACCTTGCTCTATAAAATTGAGCATTACAGGTTAAAGGAAACCCGTGTTCCATTGCGTTTCCAGGCGGTACAGAGCAGCGGAACTTCCCTTCCGGCATAA
- a CDS encoding NAD-dependent epimerase/dehydratase family protein yields MKRVLITGAAGFLGSHVTDRMLEKGYDVIAVDDLSHGHMRNLEMAVLNPFFEFRAVDVCDLAALREAAGSVDSVIHLAAYKIPRYENPKKTLLVNSIGTQNALQVAIENGARFTITSTSDVYGKSSDIPFAEDGNCVLGPATVARWAYAASKMFDEHLVLAMAEEAGIYATVLRIFGSYGPRQNLTWWGGPQSVFINAILNDEVIPIHGDGQQTRSFTFVEDTARGIVAAAEATTANREIVNIGNNREITILDLAREIYRLCGKPGEPRIDMVPYDAIAGRKYEDVLRRVPDIRKAERLLGFRASVPLEEGLVRTIQWQKEQLRLEREALITA; encoded by the coding sequence ATGAAAAGAGTACTTATTACAGGAGCTGCAGGGTTTCTGGGATCCCATGTGACGGATAGGATGCTTGAGAAAGGCTACGACGTGATCGCGGTAGACGACTTATCGCATGGTCATATGCGCAATCTCGAAATGGCGGTGCTGAATCCTTTCTTCGAGTTTCGCGCTGTTGATGTTTGTGATCTTGCCGCCTTGAGAGAGGCGGCCGGTAGCGTCGATAGCGTGATTCATCTTGCGGCCTACAAAATTCCGCGGTACGAAAATCCAAAGAAGACCTTGCTCGTCAACTCCATCGGGACACAAAACGCGTTACAGGTTGCGATCGAGAACGGTGCTCGTTTCACCATTACTTCCACGTCCGACGTGTACGGTAAGAGTTCGGATATCCCGTTCGCAGAAGACGGAAATTGCGTGCTGGGGCCAGCTACCGTGGCCCGCTGGGCCTATGCAGCATCCAAGATGTTTGATGAACATCTGGTTCTTGCAATGGCAGAAGAAGCTGGCATCTATGCTACCGTCCTCCGTATCTTCGGTTCGTATGGTCCCCGTCAGAACCTGACCTGGTGGGGAGGACCCCAATCTGTCTTCATCAATGCGATCTTGAATGATGAAGTCATTCCCATTCATGGTGATGGGCAGCAGACTCGCTCCTTCACCTTTGTAGAAGACACCGCACGTGGCATTGTGGCAGCTGCGGAAGCAACAACCGCAAATCGAGAGATCGTTAACATCGGCAACAACCGTGAGATTACGATTCTCGATCTGGCACGTGAGATCTATCGGTTGTGTGGCAAGCCAGGGGAGCCTCGGATCGACATGGTCCCATACGATGCCATTGCCGGCCGTAAGTATGAGGATGTTTTGAGACGTGTTCCTGATATTCGTAAAGCAGAACGTCTGCTGGGATTCCGTGCCTCGGTACCGCTGGAGGAAGGGCTTGTTCGTACGATCCAATGGCAGAAGGAACAACTTAGACTGGAACGGGAAGCTCTGATAACCGCATAA